Proteins from one Arthrobacter sp. Soc17.1.1.1 genomic window:
- a CDS encoding transcriptional regulator gives MTHTSPIDVRVLHAVRTLGYADLARIAARVRHPEDEVDEHLLGAQAHGWTTYTSYAGDGGWSLTEAGKNHGEELLAAELDAVGARAAVEAVHEDFLPLNHVVAAACTAWQLAELGIGTHHPTLSDTIRTLKGPAAALADIENRLTSHLERFAGYHQRFAAALSRAGAEAAWITGTDRDSCHRVWFELHEDLIATLGLTRDGR, from the coding sequence ATGACCCATACGTCCCCGATCGACGTCCGGGTACTCCACGCGGTGCGGACCCTGGGCTATGCAGACCTCGCACGCATCGCCGCCCGTGTTCGTCACCCGGAGGACGAGGTCGACGAGCACCTCCTGGGCGCCCAAGCGCACGGCTGGACCACCTACACCTCCTACGCCGGCGATGGAGGATGGTCACTGACGGAAGCCGGCAAGAACCACGGCGAAGAACTGCTGGCCGCGGAACTCGACGCGGTCGGCGCCCGCGCAGCAGTCGAGGCCGTCCACGAAGACTTCCTGCCGCTCAATCACGTTGTGGCTGCGGCCTGCACAGCCTGGCAACTGGCAGAACTGGGCATCGGGACGCACCACCCGACACTCTCCGACACCATCAGAACCTTGAAGGGCCCCGCGGCCGCGCTGGCGGACATCGAGAACCGTCTGACGTCCCACCTGGAGCGGTTCGCTGGCTATCACCAACGCTTCGCCGCCGCCCTATCACGGGCGGGCGCAGAGGCGGCGTGGATCACCGGCACCGACCGCGACTCCTGTCACCGCGTCTGGTTCGAGCTTCACGAAGACCTGATCGCAACCCTCGGCCTGACTCGTGATGGCCGGTGA